The DNA region AATGCTTTAGAAGAAAAAGGTTTAATTGACAGTGAAACTAGAAAAGATTTGCTTGAAAATAAAGTTGTTTTAATTTCTCCAAAGAACTCTAATTTAAATATAAAATCATTTACAGATATAACTAATTCTAATGTAAAAAAACTTGGTCTTGGTGAGCCAAAAAGTGTACCAGTAGGACAGTATTCTGAAGAGATATTAAGTAATTTATCTATACTAGATATTGCTAAAGAAAAAGCTGTTTATGGTTCTGATGTTAGAAATGTGCTTGATTGGGTAGAGACTGCAGAAGTTGATTGCGGAATAGTGTATGCTACAGATGCTAAAATAGCAAAAAATATTAATATAATAGCAGAAGCTCCAGAAGGCACTCATAAAAAAGTTATTTATCCTATATCAATAGTAAAATCTTCTCAAAACAAAGAAGGAGCAAAAAAGTTTATAGAGTATATTTCTACAGACAAATCAAAAGAGATATTTCAAAATTATGGTTTTACTGTAGTAAAATAATGTAGTATAATAATATGGAATATTCTCCATTAATACTTTCTTTAAAAACGGACATTCTATTCTACCATAATAACTTTTTTTGTTGGAATATATATTGCATTTGCAGTTTTTAAAATAAAGAGATTTTCATCTATATTTGATATAGTATTTACCCTTCCTTTAGTGCTTCCTCCTACGGTTGTTGGATTTTTTTTGCTTATATTTTTCGGCAGAAATTCTTTCATAGGTAGCATAGTTGAAAAGTTAGGTTTTCCTTTTATATTTACTTTGAGGGGAGCTATACTTGCTTCTTTTATAGTTTCTTTTCCATTAATGTATAGAACTAGTAAAGGAGCTTTTGAACAGATAGACACTAATATTATAAATGCGGCTAGAACATTAGGTAAATCTGAAAATTGGATATTTTGGAGAATAATGCTTCCAAATAGCTGGCAGTCTATATTAGGTGGAGCCATACTTTCTTTTACAAGGGCTTTAGGTGAGTTTGGCGCTACTATTATGATTGCGGGGAATATACCTAATAGAACTCAAACCATATCACTAGCAATATACACTGCTGTGCAGGCTGGAGATAGGGCATTAGCTTTTAGGTGGGTTATAATAATTGTTGCTATATCATTTATAAGCATAATGATGATGAATATTATAATACCTGTTTCTAGCAGCATTAAAAAAAGATTATAAGAAATATATTTTGAGGTTTTAATATTGAGCTTAATAGTTGATATTAAAAAGAGATTATCTAATTTTGATTTAGATTTACAATTTGAGACGAGTGATGGTGGAGTGTTTGCCATACTCGGAGCTTCTGGAAGCGGAAAAAGTATGGCATTAAAATGTATTGCAGGTATAGAGAAACCAGACAGCGGATATATAGAAGTTGATGGAAAAGTTTTTTATGATTCTAAAAAGCATATTAATATTAAACCTCAAAAAAGAAATGTTGGATTTTTATTTCAAAATTATGCATTGTTTCCAAACATGACAGTTGAAGAGAATATAAAAACAGGAATTAGAAATAAAGTTACTAATATTGAAGATATAATGAAAAAGTTTTTTATATATGATATAAGAAATAAGAAACCAAGAGAGATATCTGGAGGCGAACAGCAAAGAACTGCTTTAGCTAGAATATTTGTATCGTCTCCTAATATATTATTATTAGATGAACCTTTAAGTGCTTTAGATTATCATATAAAGTTGGAGTTAGAAAAGTTTATTTTATCTAGCATCAAAGAGTTTAACGGCACTACATTATTTGTATCTCATAACAGAGAAGAAGTTTATAAGATGGCTGATAATATAGGTATATTAAACAGAGGGAAATTTGAGGTTATAGATTCTAAGCATAATATTTTTAAAAGTCCAAAGACATATTTTTCTGCTTTGCTTGTTGGGTGTGAGAACTTTTCAAGTGTGAGATTATTAGAAGATAAAAAAATAGAGTGCATTGATTGGAATATTATAATTAATAGTAATAATAATAATATAAATTATGTAGGAGTTAGGGCTAATAGTTTTTTTGAAAATAATAATTTCAATGATTCTCAAAACATTAATATAAAATGCCGTATTAAAAAGATAGTAGAAGAGATTTTTTCTTATGTCATCACTGTTACTCCTATAAATACTGAAAGTGAGATAATATGGCATTTGCAAAAATGTAATTATAAAAAAGATTATTATGTTGGAATGGAGATAAACTTAGCTATTAATATTGATAATATTATGTTTTTAGAATAATATAATTTAATATTTTATTTTTGAGGTAATTAAAAATGTCTAGAACTTTTTTGCATCCTGATGAGGCTTTAAAATTGGTATTAGAAAATATAGAGGATTATGGAGAAGAGAAAATATCTGTACTTGATTCTTATAATAGAGTTTTAGTTAATGATATTTATGCTTTAAATGATGACCCTCCTTTTAGCAAATCATCTATGGACGGATATGCATACAATAAAGAAGATGAAAATAAAGATGATTATGTTTTAATTAAAAATAAAATTATATATGCTGGGCTTTGTGAGAAAATAAAAGTTAATAGCGGTGAATGCGTAAAGATTATGACTGGTGCAATGCTTCCAGAAAATTGCAACGCTGTACAGAGGGTTGAATGGACTGAAAAAATAGAAGCAGATAAAACTACTATTAAATTTACAAAAAAAGAAATTAGTAATAATGTAATAAAAAAAGGAAACAATAAAAAAACAGGTGAAAAGATACTAGATAAAAAATTTTTACTTCCAAAAGATATAGCAATATTAGCAGGCTTTGGTTTTTCAAATATTGATGTAAAGAAAAAAATTAAAGTAGCGGTTGTTTCCACAGGAGATGAAATAGCAAATATTGGAGAGAGCCTAAAAGAAGGACAAATATATGATGCTAATGCGCCTATGCTTGTATCAAGAACTTTAGCATTATCTTGTGATAGTAAGTTTTATGGCAAAGTAAATGATGATGAAAGAGAGATAAAAAATATACTTTCTAAAGCTATAGAAGAAAATGATATTGTACTTATAAGTGGCGGAGTATCTATGGGGGATTTTGATTATGTGCATAAAGAGTTATTAGAGCTTGGAGTGAAACAAATATTCCATGGTTTAGCTATGAAGCCTGGTAAACCTTTATTTTTTGGTAAGCTTAATAAAAAGGCGGTCTTTGCTTTGCCTGGTAATACAGTCTCTTCATTTATGACTTTCGAGATTATGGTAAAGGCGTATATATTAAGTTGCTTGGGATTAAATTATGATAGTAGTTATACAAATGCTGTATTAACAGATGAGTTTAACAGAAAAGATAATGAAAGACTTGAGTATGTACCTGTAAAGCTTATTCATAATAATACAAAGTTAGAAGCTAAACTTATAAATTATAATAATTCTTCTATGATAGCGTCATTCTCTGAGGCTAATGGTATATTAAAAATAGATATAGGTGTCTCTAACATAAAAGCGGGGAGTGTAGTTGATGTTAGATTCCTTTAATAGAGAGATTAATTATATTAGGGTATCTGTTACAGATAGATGCAATTTAAGATGTGTTTATTGTATGCCGGAAGAAGGCATTGAGAAAAAAACTCATAATGAAATTTTATCTTATGAGCAAATATATAATGTTGTAAAAGAAGCGGCAGAGCTTGGAGTTAAAAAGGTTCGTCTTACTGGAGGAGAGCCTTTGGTGAGAAAAAATATTGATGAGCTTGTAGCTATGATTAGAACCTTAAAAAATATTGAAACTATAGCTATGACTACAAATGCCCTTATCCTATCTCCTATAGCAGAAAGATTAAAAAAAGCTGGTCTTGATTCTATTAATATTTCTCTTGATACTTTAGACGATGAAAGATATAAATATATTACAAGAGGCGGTAATTTAAAAGATGCTTTAATAGGAATTGAAACAGCTTCTAAACTTGGTTTTCAATTAAAGATTAATGTTGTTGTTTATGATGAGAAGAGTAGGGAGGAATTACCGTTATTAGAAAAATATGCAAGTGAAGTTAATGCTAAATTGCAAACTATTCAATATTATAATATTAATACTCAAAAGGTTGATAGTATTAATTATGACAGACCTCATAGATGCAAGTATTGTAATAGGATAAGGCTTCTTTCTGATGGTTATTTGCTTAGCTGTTTACATAGTAATATTAAGTTTAAAATTGATTTTAATGATATAAGAGGCTCTATTATAAAATGTATTGAAGGTAAGCCTGAAAATGGCACTTATAGTGATGTAAAATCTATTAGTATGATAGGAGGATAATATGGAATTAACTCATATAGATGAAAATGGCAATGCCAATATGGTTGATGTTGGAAATAAAGATATTTTAAAAAGAGAAGCCAAAGCTCAGGGAAAAATATATTTATCAAAAGAGACTATTGATTTAATAAAAGAAAACAATATAAAAAAAGGCGATGTTATATCGGTTGCAAGAATAGCTGGTATAATGGGAGCAAAACAAACTTCTAATCTTATTCCTTTATGCCATAATATTAATATAGAAAAAGTCTCTATTGATTTTATTTTGGAAGATGACGGAATAATTGCAATGTCTTATTGCAGATGCAGCTATAAAACAGGAATAGAAATGGAAGCTTTAACTGCAGTTAGTATATCTCTTTTAACTATATGGGATATGTGTAAAGCAGTAGATAAAAAAATGAAAATAGGCGATATTGTATTAATTTCAAAAACTAAAGAGAATATTTTATAAAAGAGCATTACTCAGTAAAAAATAATGCTCTTTATATTTTAATTTTTAGCAGGTTTAAATCTTAAAGAAAGCTGTAAACCAATATCAAAACTGTCTGTTCCTATATAATTTTTTGATTTAGGTCCAAAATTATATCCCAAATAAAATCCAATACCCAAATCTCTTGTATCAACAAATTCTCTAGTTTTATAATTAATATCTGAGAAAAACCAATCAAAAGTTAATTTTATATATGGTATAACATACATTTGATTGTATATTGATTTTATATCATTAAAACTAATCTTCTCATAATGTCTATAACTTTCAGTATATGATACTCTTGTATATGATTCTATTCTTCCATGAAAAGGAATTTTTACTCCAGCTCCTAATCCAAGAGAAAAATTATTAATATTAAATTTAGGAAGTACTCCTAATTGTAAACTAGTAAACCTGTTATTAATAGTATTTCTTTGATACATTGTATTAGGAACTTTATAAGCAAAACTATCATGACTAAAACCTATTTCTCCTAATATACTCATAGCCATGTTATTATTAAAATCTGCTAAAAAACCAAGCTGAGCAGTAAGAGCACCATCAAAACCAAAAGAAACTTTTCTCTCAAAACCAGCGTCTCCAATAGGTATGCCAATAGATTTACCAATATTAGCATTAATTATAGCTTCAAAACCGCTTTTAGCAAAAACAGAACTATTGATTATTAATATCATTAGAAATAGATACTTTTTCATTATAGTCTCCTTATGTAATTATGTGTTTTTATAATAAACTATTATTATCTTTTGTCAATTAAAAATTATAATGTAAATATTTTTATTTTCCTTTGCAAACTCTATTAGATAGCTCATCAAAGCCTTTTTCAATAGTAAGTCCCCAATCTGTTTTTATTTTATACCACTGTCTAATATATTCGCATTGATACTCTTCATTTTCTGGAAGCCATTCAAGAGGAGATTTATCACCCTTAGAACGATTAGCACTTCTTGAAACAGCTATTAAATGATGTTCGTTTTTCAAATAATTATAATATCTATTTTTTTTCTCTTTGCTCCAATTACTAGCACCGCTCATATATGCATTTTTTAAAGGCACTAAATGGTCTATATCCAAATCTTTAGGGTCATCAAAATATTTGCCTGTGTATTTATCATACCATCTGCCAGATACTATTTTATTATTTGATATTAAAGGCTTTATTAAAGACTCTTCCAAAAGAACTTCATTTCTTGTATTAAGTCCGTCATTGTCATCATCTGCCCATTTTCCCCAATCATCTCTATTGTATCTTTCAATTTTATTATCTATAAAAGAATATTGAGCTTCTATTCTATCATAATAATGATATATTAAAACAAAAACAACTGCTATAAAAAGCAAAAATAATTTATTTAATTTTTTCTTTTTTCTTCTAGCCATATTTTATAATACAATTAAATCAGTTGGTGTGCTGTTTAAAATTGCAGGACCATCTTTAGTTACTATAGCCATGTTTTCTATTCTCACTCCTCCAAAATCAGGGAGATATATTCCAGGCTCAATAGTAACTACAGCTCCGCCATCAAGCACATGATTAACTATAGGTGATAATCTAGGAGATTCATGTATTTCAAGTCCAACACCATGTCCAAGACCATGTCCGAAATACTGTCCGTATCCTGCATTTTTTATTACTTCTCTTGCAACATTATCAACTTCTTTTCCAGTTATTCCAGAATGTATAGCAGCTGCTCCTTTCTCATTTGCTTCTTTTACTATATTATATATCTTTTGCATTTCATTAAATTTATCGCCTTTGCCGAAAAAGAAAGTTCTAGTAATATCGCTTTTGTATCCGTCTCTTGATAAACCAAAGTCCATTAAAATATTATCACCAAGTTTTAATTTTCTATCTGATGGAACTCCATGAGGAAGAGATGTTCTATCACCAAAAAGAAGTATAGTGTCAAATGCTGTTTTATCTCCGCCTTCTTTTCTCATTTGATATTCAAGTTCAGCTGCCAAATCTTTTTCTGTAACTCCTTCTTTTACTGTTGATAGCATTTTTATCATAGCCTTTTCAGCACTGTGTAGATTCTCTTTTATTATATTAATTTCTTCTTTTTCTTTTACTATTCTTATAGAGTCTATATCAGCTTTACTTATAGATACCTTAATAGAATTATTTACCATAGAAGCTACTACGTTTTCATAATCAGTAAGATACAATGAGTTTTTAGCAACAGTTATTTCTTTTATATTGTTTTCTTTTATAAAATCAGCTAAAGCATCTTGATAAGTATTTGCAACCAAAACAACTGTAGTTTTATGTGTGATTTTAGATGCTACTTCAAAATATCTTGAATCTACAAATAAATACTTTTTAGAATCATATATTAAAAGCCAGCCTGCTGTACCTTTAAAACCTGTCAAATAAAATATGTTTTCGTTTTTGGTTATTAAAATTGTTTCTTTAGTAATGTTTAATAGTCTATTTAATCTAGAATCATAGTCAAATTTATTGTTTTCTTTACTTGTAAATGTTTTTAATGTTGACATAGTTTGCCTACCTTAATAATTGTTTATATGACTTAATATTATACTAATAAATTATATTTTGTCAAAATTAATATTTTTATAATTTTTTTATAGCTATGTTTATTCTGCTTAAAAAATAGGTAACATTGCTTAATGTTTCAGTTAGAAGAAAGATAAGTTTATTTCTTTTTGTTGAATTAGCTCTATTTGACATCATCATAGTAGAAGAGAGTATTGTTTTTAATATATTTGCTTTTTTTTGATAAGTTTTTATTGTTTTTATAGAAGTATTATAAATATTGTTTATTTTTTCTTCATCATTAGTATTTTTTGCTTCATTATAAATATTTAATATTTCAATTTTAAACTCTTCTAATATAGTTTTTAACTTTTTAAAAGCTTCTTTTATATTAGTTTTATCATTTTCTTTATATTTTTTATCAGCTATATTTAATGCCATATTTCTATCAAATACAAAATCATCAATATTTCCCTCTTCAATATACTCTATTTTTACAGCATCATAAGTCAGTCTTTTTATATTCATGTTTTTGTATTTATCTTTGAAACTTTTAAAATACTCTATTTGGTTTTCAAATACAAACTCTGTAGGAGGGTAAACATCAATATTAGTGTTGTTTTTTATTGTATTAAAATAATAAGATTCGAATGTTTTTATTTTATTTGTTTTGTTTATCATATACTCGTATGACAATGTATGCTTAATATGTCTTTGATAAAATGGATAGCTATTATCAAAACCTATTAGAAGTACATCTTTAAAACCTGTATAGTATGCAAAATCAATCATAGTGCTTGCTACTGTACTTGAAGTATTTAATGCTGATATAGCAGTATAATCATTAATATATTTTATCAATTCTAAGTTTTCATTTGAACTAAATCTTATTATATTAGTTTTGTTTTCTAATCTTTTTGGTATTATTTTATTGCATGCTATATCCATTATTAAATATGGAAAATCAGCACTTTCATAAATAAAATCTAAAGAATTAAAAAATCCTCCGTCTACAGTAACTACAAAATCTGGTATTATATTATTTTTGCAAAGTACACTATAAGCTGTATCTACGCATATTACTATAAATGATTCTCTGTTATTTTTTATTTTTTTTATAGAATATTCCAAAGTAGGTCCAGGGCATATTAATAAAGCCTTAAAATCTTTGAATGCATCTTTTAATATAGATACATCAGAAGATTTATTAATATATTCACTATTAAATATAATGTTTTTTGTCCATATATTTTCAAAATACATATTTGTTAATATATTAGACAATTCTTTTTCCATATTATTTAATATATTAGTATAAAATATATTGGCATTATCTTTTTCCTCTTTTGTAAGTGATGGCAGCATTACAAGATTTATACCATTAATATTTTTATAATCTATTATTTTGTTTATATATTCTATGTCATCTTCAGAATCTATAAAAAAAATGTTTTCTTTGTTTGTAGAGTAAATATTATAGTATGAATACTTAAAAATGGCAGCATCTTCTACTACAATAACTATTTTTAAATCTTTTATAATTTCATCATTAAAATAATTGTTAATGTTTTCTAATAAATATTTTAATATATATCCTAATCCATAACCGTATATTATTATTAGATTTTTGTTTTTATTTATATTTTCTAATGCTCTTTTACATTCATTTTCAATATTATATTTGCTGTGTATTGCTCTATTATTTTTATATATTATTTTTAATCCATCTTTATTTACATCGATTTTATAAATATCAGATAATTCTTCTTTTTGCTGTTGCAGTTTGTTATGTAATTTTATAGATATATTCATTGAAATATGATAACAAAAAAATAGATAAAAATCAAATATGTAATTGACAAAAGTGTAATAATATAATACTATATTACGCGTTATATTTTTAAAAAATATTTACTTATATATTTGGAGAATTAATTATGCCATCAACTCCATTAGGTTTCAATAGTAAAAACGGTAAACAATATAAAGTGATGATAGTAGATGATTCTAGTATTATAAGAATAGCTGAGAAAAAAATATTATTATCAGAAGATTTTAATGTTGTTATGGAAGCAGATAATGCTATGGCTGCTTTGAAATATTTAAGAGAAATACCAGACAAACCAGATATTATAATGTTAGATTTTGAAATGCCTCAGATGAATGGTATAGATTTACTTAAAAGAATAAGAGCTTTGAATTATGAAGGAAAAATAGTTGTTGTTACTTCACATACTAATAAAGACACTTTTATGGAATTTGTAAATCTTAAAGTAGATACCTATATTGCAAAACCAATACAACGTCAAATAATAATTGCACATTTAGCGAGAATACTTGGAAGATTTGATTATTTATAATATAAAATATTTAATTGTTATTTAATTCTATTATAATATCAACTTCTGTTAATGAGCATTTTAATTTAGCTGCTATTTCTTTATTGCTAAGACCTTCTTTATGTAGCTTTAGTATATTCTCATGTTTTATTTTTTCATCAGAGTTATAATCATTAGCAGAGTTGTTATCTTCTAAATTATTATTTCTATTTAATGTTATGTTGTTTCGTATAGTCATATCGAGTTGCTTTCTTAATTTTTCTATGGCTTCTTTTTTACTATTTTCTTTTATTTTTTCTTTATTTCATCATATCTGCTAATTTTTATTTCTTCTTTTTTAGAATTATTATCTTCTTTAATTGTTTTTTTAACATTATTTTCTTCTATTTGTTTGTTTTCTTTTTCTGTTTTTTCTATTGTGATATCTAAAATATTATTATTATTTAATGATTCTTTATTTTTTTCCTCATTTTCTTCAGTAATATCTTTTTTATCATCTTCCACTTTTATATCTAATATATTTTTTTCGTCTAATGCAGATACATCATATTTCATTTTTATGTTGGCATTTAAAGCAGCTTCTTTCTTTTCTTTTAATTGACTAAATTGAGGATCTTTTTCATTTAATTGTTTGTTTAAATTATTCGCTCTAGTTATAGCATCTTCTAATAATGATATTCTGCTTAATGCTATATTATTAAATTCTTTAACCAATGCTTCAATTTCATCTCTTGCCTTTTTTATAACCTCTTTTTCTAATCTCTCCCTCGCTCTTGAAACTATATATACATAAAATAATGGCATTACAACTGCTAATATTATAACATTGATTATTATACTAATTAAGATTTGCATTTTTTAGAGTTATCCTATTTTTATCCAAATATATCTATTTTTAATCCTTTACTTTGTTCAGTAAGGGATACTTCTTCTATCTCTATATTATTATTTTGGCTATCATCATAGTTTTGATTAAATACAGATTTCTTTTTATTTTTTTTCTATATGACATATAACCTTTATTTTTTTGATTATCTTTTTTCTCTTTAATTTTATTATCTTCAGCAACGTTTTCAGATTTTACAACTGTTGAATCTTTTATGTATGAATCTCTATGTATATCCTTATCTTCAGATTGCATGGCTATTGTTTTGGCTGCCATTCTTACATGTTCCATTCTGCCTATATGCGATTGCTGCATATAAAGCACTTGTAAATCTAAAGGTGCTATAGGCATTTTTTATAAATCTCCGTATATTATGCCATAAATTTATCCTATAATAATAAATATATATAATTTTTATTTTATTGCAAGTTAAAAATATAATGCATAATAAAATCATTGACTTTTATTCTATGTATAGTATTATAACGTATCCTTAAATAATAATAGCTAGGAGTTTTTTGATGATATACTATAAAGATAATATTTTAATGTGTGAAGATATTGAGATTAGAAATATTACAGATGTTTATAAGACTCCTTTTTATATTTATTCAAAAAACGATATTTTACAAAAGATTAGGTTTTTAAAAAATGTATTTTCTGATATAGAGAATCATTCTATTGTTTATGCTATTAAGGCTGAGAATAATTTATCTATATTAAAGATGATGATAGAAGAGGGGATTGGAGGAGATGTAGTATCTATTGGCGAGACTTTGAAATATATAAAAGCAGGCGGAAAGGCAGAGAATATAGTATTTTCAGGT from Brachyspira pilosicoli P43/6/78 includes:
- the modA gene encoding molybdate ABC transporter substrate-binding protein, translating into MKKIIFAFFLISYLFVSCNQSNNTQSNSENKEIYVLAAASLTDVLTELANNYKQETSTEIIFSFASSGALQAQIEASAPADIFFSAAQKQMNALEEKGLIDSETRKDLLENKVVLISPKNSNLNIKSFTDITNSNVKKLGLGEPKSVPVGQYSEEILSNLSILDIAKEKAVYGSDVRNVLDWVETAEVDCGIVYATDAKIAKNINIIAEAPEGTHKKVIYPISIVKSSQNKEGAKKFIEYISTDKSKEIFQNYGFTVVK
- the modB gene encoding molybdate ABC transporter permease subunit; protein product: MAFAVFKIKRFSSIFDIVFTLPLVLPPTVVGFFLLIFFGRNSFIGSIVEKLGFPFIFTLRGAILASFIVSFPLMYRTSKGAFEQIDTNIINAARTLGKSENWIFWRIMLPNSWQSILGGAILSFTRALGEFGATIMIAGNIPNRTQTISLAIYTAVQAGDRALAFRWVIIIVAISFISIMMMNIIIPVSSSIKKRL
- a CDS encoding sulfate/molybdate ABC transporter ATP-binding protein; the encoded protein is MSLIVDIKKRLSNFDLDLQFETSDGGVFAILGASGSGKSMALKCIAGIEKPDSGYIEVDGKVFYDSKKHINIKPQKRNVGFLFQNYALFPNMTVEENIKTGIRNKVTNIEDIMKKFFIYDIRNKKPREISGGEQQRTALARIFVSSPNILLLDEPLSALDYHIKLELEKFILSSIKEFNGTTLFVSHNREEVYKMADNIGILNRGKFEVIDSKHNIFKSPKTYFSALLVGCENFSSVRLLEDKKIECIDWNIIINSNNNNINYVGVRANSFFENNNFNDSQNINIKCRIKKIVEEIFSYVITVTPINTESEIIWHLQKCNYKKDYYVGMEINLAINIDNIMFLE
- a CDS encoding molybdopterin molybdotransferase MoeA is translated as MSRTFLHPDEALKLVLENIEDYGEEKISVLDSYNRVLVNDIYALNDDPPFSKSSMDGYAYNKEDENKDDYVLIKNKIIYAGLCEKIKVNSGECVKIMTGAMLPENCNAVQRVEWTEKIEADKTTIKFTKKEISNNVIKKGNNKKTGEKILDKKFLLPKDIAILAGFGFSNIDVKKKIKVAVVSTGDEIANIGESLKEGQIYDANAPMLVSRTLALSCDSKFYGKVNDDEREIKNILSKAIEENDIVLISGGVSMGDFDYVHKELLELGVKQIFHGLAMKPGKPLFFGKLNKKAVFALPGNTVSSFMTFEIMVKAYILSCLGLNYDSSYTNAVLTDEFNRKDNERLEYVPVKLIHNNTKLEAKLINYNNSSMIASFSEANGILKIDIGVSNIKAGSVVDVRFL
- a CDS encoding GTP 3',8-cyclase MoaA: MLDSFNREINYIRVSVTDRCNLRCVYCMPEEGIEKKTHNEILSYEQIYNVVKEAAELGVKKVRLTGGEPLVRKNIDELVAMIRTLKNIETIAMTTNALILSPIAERLKKAGLDSINISLDTLDDERYKYITRGGNLKDALIGIETASKLGFQLKINVVVYDEKSREELPLLEKYASEVNAKLQTIQYYNINTQKVDSINYDRPHRCKYCNRIRLLSDGYLLSCLHSNIKFKIDFNDIRGSIIKCIEGKPENGTYSDVKSISMIGG
- the moaC gene encoding cyclic pyranopterin monophosphate synthase MoaC, coding for MELTHIDENGNANMVDVGNKDILKREAKAQGKIYLSKETIDLIKENNIKKGDVISVARIAGIMGAKQTSNLIPLCHNINIEKVSIDFILEDDGIIAMSYCRCSYKTGIEMEALTAVSISLLTIWDMCKAVDKKMKIGDIVLISKTKENIL
- a CDS encoding HNH endonuclease family protein — its product is MARRKKKKLNKLFLLFIAVVFVLIYHYYDRIEAQYSFIDNKIERYNRDDWGKWADDDNDGLNTRNEVLLEESLIKPLISNNKIVSGRWYDKYTGKYFDDPKDLDIDHLVPLKNAYMSGASNWSKEKKNRYYNYLKNEHHLIAVSRSANRSKGDKSPLEWLPENEEYQCEYIRQWYKIKTDWGLTIEKGFDELSNRVCKGK
- a CDS encoding M24 family metallopeptidase — translated: MSTLKTFTSKENNKFDYDSRLNRLLNITKETILITKNENIFYLTGFKGTAGWLLIYDSKKYLFVDSRYFEVASKITHKTTVVLVANTYQDALADFIKENNIKEITVAKNSLYLTDYENVVASMVNNSIKVSISKADIDSIRIVKEKEEINIIKENLHSAEKAMIKMLSTVKEGVTEKDLAAELEYQMRKEGGDKTAFDTILLFGDRTSLPHGVPSDRKLKLGDNILMDFGLSRDGYKSDITRTFFFGKGDKFNEMQKIYNIVKEANEKGAAAIHSGITGKEVDNVAREVIKNAGYGQYFGHGLGHGVGLEIHESPRLSPIVNHVLDGGAVVTIEPGIYLPDFGGVRIENMAIVTKDGPAILNSTPTDLIVL
- a CDS encoding motility associated factor glycosyltransferase family protein, with protein sequence MNISIKLHNKLQQQKEELSDIYKIDVNKDGLKIIYKNNRAIHSKYNIENECKRALENINKNKNLIIIYGYGLGYILKYLLENINNYFNDEIIKDLKIVIVVEDAAIFKYSYYNIYSTNKENIFFIDSEDDIEYINKIIDYKNINGINLVMLPSLTKEEKDNANIFYTNILNNMEKELSNILTNMYFENIWTKNIIFNSEYINKSSDVSILKDAFKDFKALLICPGPTLEYSIKKIKNNRESFIVICVDTAYSVLCKNNIIPDFVVTVDGGFFNSLDFIYESADFPYLIMDIACNKIIPKRLENKTNIIRFSSNENLELIKYINDYTAISALNTSSTVASTMIDFAYYTGFKDVLLIGFDNSYPFYQRHIKHTLSYEYMINKTNKIKTFESYYFNTIKNNTNIDVYPPTEFVFENQIEYFKSFKDKYKNMNIKRLTYDAVKIEYIEEGNIDDFVFDRNMALNIADKKYKENDKTNIKEAFKKLKTILEEFKIEILNIYNEAKNTNDEEKINNIYNTSIKTIKTYQKKANILKTILSSTMMMSNRANSTKRNKLIFLLTETLSNVTYFLSRINIAIKKL
- a CDS encoding response regulator transcription factor, which translates into the protein MPSTPLGFNSKNGKQYKVMIVDDSSIIRIAEKKILLSEDFNVVMEADNAMAALKYLREIPDKPDIIMLDFEMPQMNGIDLLKRIRALNYEGKIVVVTSHTNKDTFMEFVNLKVDTYIAKPIQRQIIIAHLARILGRFDYL
- a CDS encoding helix-turn-helix domain-containing protein; translation: MTIRNNITLNRNNNLEDNNSANDYNSDEKIKHENILKLHKEGLSNKEIAAKLKCSLTEVDIIIELNNN